A genomic window from Shewanella vesiculosa includes:
- the folK gene encoding 2-amino-4-hydroxy-6-hydroxymethyldihydropteridine diphosphokinase has protein sequence MARIYISLGTNISPEQHLKAGLVDLQQYFGPLQLSRVYESESVGFKGTNFLNMVAAADTELSIAQVVATFKKIEQDNGRIRGEKKFSPRSLDIDLLLYDDVICNIPVELPRGEILFNAFVLWPLAEIAPELPHPVTLQTYGALWQDYDKQRQQLWPITFEFPAELLPVKY, from the coding sequence ATGGCACGTATTTACATTAGCTTAGGCACCAATATTTCTCCTGAGCAACATCTTAAAGCCGGTTTGGTTGATTTACAGCAATATTTTGGCCCATTACAATTATCACGCGTATATGAGAGTGAATCGGTTGGCTTCAAAGGCACTAATTTTTTAAACATGGTTGCCGCTGCTGATACCGAATTATCGATTGCACAGGTTGTGGCAACGTTTAAGAAAATTGAGCAAGACAACGGCCGTATCAGAGGCGAGAAAAAATTTAGCCCTAGAAGCCTTGATATTGATTTGCTGCTCTATGACGATGTGATTTGTAACATTCCGGTAGAACTTCCCCGCGGCGAAATTTTGTTTAATGCCTTTGTTTTATGGCCTTTAGCTGAAATTGCCCCTGAGTTACCCCATCCGGTGACGCTACAGACCTATGGTGCGCTTTGGCAAGACTATGACAAGCAACGCCAGCAGTTATGGCCTATTACCTTCGAGTTCCCAGCCGAATTATTACCCGTTAAATATTAA
- a CDS encoding Lpp/OprI family alanine-zipper lipoprotein: MNKKVLMIAGVAMTALLGGCANTTALEESVANLGNKVDQLSAEVGSLKSEQSKLSADVKGAKAASMDAQAEAKRANDRLDNMASSYKK, translated from the coding sequence ATGAACAAGAAAGTACTGATGATTGCTGGTGTTGCGATGACTGCTTTATTAGGTGGTTGTGCTAACACTACTGCTTTAGAAGAAAGCGTAGCAAACCTAGGTAACAAAGTTGATCAACTATCAGCAGAAGTTGGTTCTTTAAAGTCTGAGCAAAGCAAGCTATCTGCCGATGTTAAAGGCGCTAAAGCTGCTTCTATGGACGCACAAGCCGAAGCTAAACGTGCTAATGACCGTTTAGACAACATGGCTTCTTCTTACAAAAAGTAA
- a CDS encoding multifunctional CCA addition/repair protein, which yields MKIYLVGGAVRDTLLKQTVVDKDYVVVGSSIDEMLAQGYQQVGKDFPVFLHPKTQQEYALARTERKTGKGYQGFSCDANKDVTLADDLLRRDLTINAIAQDSEGKLYDPYHGIDDIHAKVLRHVSDAFIEDPLRVLRVARFAARFHHLGFTIAAETLQLMTDIANSGELEHLTPERVWQECDKALSSQSPQIFFAVLKQCQALTVLFPEIDALFGVPQPAKWHPEIDTGIHTLMVLEQTSLLSSNKAVRFAALVHDVGKGLTPKQEWPKHHGHGQKGLSIIKALCQRIRVPNEYRDLALLVSDQHQNIHNAFELRAETIVKLFDKGDFWRKPQRLTELLLCCHGDIRGRTGFEQASYPQAEFLQHCYELASNVDVQSIISAGYQGSQIKSQLQLTRSETVNSYIKQRIEQ from the coding sequence ATGAAGATTTATTTAGTCGGCGGGGCCGTGCGCGATACACTTCTTAAACAAACTGTTGTCGACAAAGACTATGTGGTCGTTGGCAGCAGTATTGACGAAATGTTGGCTCAAGGCTATCAGCAAGTCGGAAAGGACTTTCCGGTTTTCTTACACCCAAAAACTCAACAAGAATATGCACTGGCGAGAACAGAGCGTAAAACAGGTAAGGGTTACCAAGGGTTCAGCTGCGATGCTAATAAAGATGTCACTCTTGCTGATGACTTACTGCGCCGCGATTTAACCATTAATGCCATTGCACAAGATAGCGAAGGTAAACTCTATGATCCCTACCATGGCATTGATGATATCCACGCCAAAGTACTGCGCCATGTATCCGACGCCTTTATTGAAGATCCCTTGCGTGTATTGCGAGTGGCGCGATTTGCGGCTCGATTTCATCACTTAGGTTTTACCATTGCAGCTGAAACCTTACAGTTAATGACCGATATCGCCAATAGTGGAGAATTAGAGCACCTCACGCCAGAACGCGTATGGCAGGAATGTGATAAAGCATTAAGCAGCCAAAGTCCGCAAATATTTTTCGCCGTTTTAAAGCAATGCCAAGCATTAACCGTGTTATTTCCAGAAATTGATGCGTTATTTGGCGTCCCCCAACCAGCAAAGTGGCACCCAGAAATAGACACCGGCATCCATACGCTGATGGTTCTGGAGCAAACCAGCCTACTAAGCAGTAATAAAGCGGTCCGCTTTGCAGCATTAGTACATGATGTGGGCAAGGGGTTAACCCCAAAACAAGAGTGGCCGAAACATCATGGTCACGGCCAAAAAGGCTTAAGCATCATTAAAGCACTTTGCCAACGAATACGCGTACCTAATGAATACCGTGATTTAGCCTTATTGGTCAGCGATCAACATCAAAATATTCATAATGCTTTTGAACTGAGGGCTGAAACCATCGTTAAACTGTTTGATAAAGGTGATTTCTGGCGTAAACCGCAACGGTTAACAGAGCTTTTATTATGTTGTCATGGCGACATAAGAGGACGAACTGGATTTGAACAAGCAAGCTATCCGCAAGCTGAATTTTTACAACATTGCTATGAGTTGGCCAGCAACGTAGATGTGCAATCAATTATTAGCGCGGGTTACCAAGGATCGCAAATTAAAAGCCAACTTCAACTAACGCGCTCAGAAACAGTTAATAGTTATATAAAACAAAGAATTGAACAATAA
- a CDS encoding ExeA family protein, translating to MYKAFYGLNDNPFSIAPNPHYMFLSDRHREALAHLTYGLGETGGFVLLTGEVGTGKTTVSRCLLQQIPENTDTAFILNPSLTELELLATLCDELEIKYGENPTLKQLTDLISTYLLTNHKNARNTVLIIDEAQHLRSEVLEQLRLLTNLETNTKKLLQVILIGQPELQQLLKRQDLRQLAQRITARYHLLPLNKDEIGLYVLHRLQVAGRHEPLFTRKAIAALHKHSGGIPRLTNLLCERALMAGYGQAKVPIDHKMVNQAAVEVLGDIDAPSDKRWPFVAATALVLAFGLSFYLFNRSANDDSLNSNTALASNQTQQSVNPPALATIPSATNQSITASTSQLQTSPPVVNAQQQILRQAMLQSSSIDNAFAGLFGLWNKQPIIGLSACQAAQQQDLACYQQQGNWYSIMRLNYPAVVYLQDAQANVFYGVIVERQVEQILLQLGEQQFWVNKDWFDRHFSGTFEILWQPDGVLPREIGQSSSLAQVQWLENSLALVNKRRARLLTQFDGELEQQLMQFQRQHGLKPDGIAGNQTLVQLNLYLSQQGPRLSASSERN from the coding sequence ATGTATAAAGCCTTCTATGGATTAAACGATAATCCATTCTCAATTGCGCCTAACCCTCATTATATGTTCTTGAGCGATCGTCATCGCGAAGCGCTGGCACACTTAACTTACGGGTTAGGTGAAACAGGTGGATTTGTATTGTTGACGGGGGAAGTTGGTACCGGGAAAACTACCGTTTCACGTTGTTTATTACAACAAATACCGGAAAATACAGATACGGCATTTATTCTTAATCCATCACTTACCGAGTTAGAGCTTTTGGCGACATTGTGTGATGAGTTGGAAATTAAGTATGGCGAAAATCCGACCTTAAAACAGCTGACCGATCTCATCAGTACTTACTTACTCACTAATCATAAAAATGCCCGTAATACCGTACTGATTATTGATGAGGCGCAGCATTTGCGTTCTGAGGTGTTAGAGCAGTTGCGTTTGCTGACTAACCTTGAAACCAATACCAAAAAACTGTTGCAGGTCATTTTGATTGGCCAACCAGAGTTACAGCAACTGTTAAAACGCCAAGATCTTCGCCAGTTAGCACAGCGGATCACCGCTCGTTACCATCTATTACCATTGAATAAAGATGAAATTGGCTTATATGTTCTGCACCGTTTACAAGTAGCGGGTCGGCACGAGCCTTTATTTACCCGTAAAGCGATAGCCGCGTTACATAAGCACTCTGGCGGTATTCCACGCTTGACTAACTTATTATGTGAACGAGCACTAATGGCTGGTTATGGTCAAGCTAAGGTGCCGATTGATCACAAGATGGTTAATCAAGCCGCCGTTGAAGTGTTAGGGGATATTGATGCTCCTAGCGATAAGCGTTGGCCATTTGTTGCAGCAACAGCGCTGGTATTGGCATTTGGTTTGTCGTTTTATCTGTTTAATCGCTCGGCTAATGACGATAGCCTTAACTCCAATACAGCATTAGCTAGCAATCAAACGCAGCAATCTGTTAATCCGCCAGCGTTAGCCACTATTCCTAGTGCCACAAATCAATCTATTACAGCATCGACATCGCAACTACAAACCAGCCCGCCAGTTGTTAACGCGCAGCAACAGATTTTGCGTCAAGCTATGTTACAAAGCAGTAGCATTGATAATGCTTTTGCCGGGTTATTTGGTTTATGGAATAAACAACCTATCATTGGTTTATCTGCCTGCCAGGCTGCGCAGCAACAAGATTTAGCCTGTTACCAGCAACAAGGTAATTGGTACAGTATTATGCGGCTAAATTATCCTGCGGTGGTGTATTTACAAGATGCTCAGGCGAATGTGTTTTATGGGGTGATTGTAGAGCGCCAAGTGGAGCAAATTTTATTGCAATTGGGCGAGCAACAATTCTGGGTAAACAAAGATTGGTTTGATCGTCATTTTAGCGGTACCTTCGAAATTCTTTGGCAACCAGACGGTGTATTACCCCGTGAAATCGGTCAGTCTTCGAGTCTGGCGCAAGTACAGTGGTTAGAAAATAGCTTAGCGCTAGTCAATAAACGCCGAGCACGCTTACTGACACAATTCGATGGTGAATTAGAACAGCAATTAATGCAATTTCAGCGTCAGCATGGCCTAAAGCCTGATGGTATTGCTGGCAATCAAACCTTAGTACAACTGAACTTATATTTAAGCCAGCAAGGCCCGCGTTTGAGTGCATCTTCGGAGCGCAATTAA
- the tsaD gene encoding tRNA (adenosine(37)-N6)-threonylcarbamoyltransferase complex transferase subunit TsaD, which yields MRVIGIETSCDETGIAVYDDKLGLMSHVLYSQVKLHADYGGVVPELASRDHVRKIVPLIKQALAQANSSLNDIDGVAYTKGPGLIGALLVGACVGRSLAYAWNKPAVGVHHMEGHLLAPMLEDDAPEFPFIALLVSGGHSMLVQVEGIGRYQVLGESVDDAAGEAFDKTAKLMGLDYPGGPRLAKLAQKGLSVGYKFPRPMTDRPGLDFSFSGLKTFTANTIAKEPNDPQTRANIARAFEEAVVDTLAIKCKRALKQTGYKRLVIAGGVSANTRLRESLAEMMNNLGGQVYYPRGEFCTDNGAMIAYAGLQRLRAGHTEGLAVKGQPRWPLDSLPAVD from the coding sequence ATGCGCGTTATTGGTATTGAGACATCCTGCGATGAAACTGGGATAGCAGTCTATGATGATAAATTAGGCTTAATGTCACATGTGCTGTATAGCCAAGTTAAATTGCACGCCGACTATGGTGGTGTTGTGCCTGAGCTTGCCTCTCGTGATCATGTTCGTAAAATTGTGCCTTTAATCAAACAGGCCTTAGCGCAAGCTAATTCGAGCTTAAATGATATCGACGGCGTAGCGTACACTAAAGGTCCTGGCCTCATTGGTGCTTTACTTGTAGGAGCCTGTGTAGGGCGATCGTTAGCTTATGCTTGGAACAAACCTGCTGTTGGCGTACATCACATGGAAGGGCATTTACTGGCGCCTATGTTAGAAGATGATGCGCCAGAATTTCCTTTCATAGCCTTGCTAGTCTCTGGTGGTCATTCAATGTTGGTACAAGTTGAAGGCATTGGTCGTTATCAAGTGTTAGGTGAGTCTGTAGATGATGCGGCCGGTGAAGCTTTTGATAAAACAGCCAAGTTAATGGGATTAGATTATCCTGGCGGCCCTCGCTTAGCCAAGTTAGCTCAAAAAGGCTTATCAGTAGGCTATAAGTTTCCGCGCCCAATGACCGATAGACCTGGGTTAGATTTTAGTTTTTCAGGCTTAAAAACATTTACCGCAAACACGATTGCTAAAGAGCCTAACGATCCGCAGACTCGTGCCAATATTGCCCGTGCTTTTGAAGAAGCCGTTGTTGATACTTTAGCGATTAAATGTAAACGAGCTTTAAAGCAGACAGGTTATAAGCGATTAGTGATCGCTGGCGGTGTGAGTGCTAACACTCGTTTACGTGAATCATTAGCCGAAATGATGAATAATCTAGGTGGGCAGGTATATTATCCTCGCGGAGAGTTTTGTACTGATAATGGTGCCATGATTGCTTATGCTGGATTACAGCGCTTACGTGCTGGACACACTGAAGGACTCGCGGTTAAAGGCCAACCAAGGTGGCCTTTGGATAGCTTACCTGCAGTCGATTAA
- the plsY gene encoding glycerol-3-phosphate 1-O-acyltransferase PlsY, whose translation MNAVTVTVLMIIAAYLAGSISSAILVCKIRGLPDPRTSGSGNPGATNVLRIGGVSSAVLVLFFDMLKGAAPSYLGYKMGLDAASLGFIAVSACLGHILPIFFGFKGGKGVATAFGAMAPIGGDLALCLILTWIVFVLLTRYSSVAAMATATLAPFYTWWLDERFILPVAMLSTLILIRHKDNIGRLRHGEESKVSRKKSIKKPDTK comes from the coding sequence TTGAACGCCGTTACTGTCACCGTGTTGATGATCATTGCCGCCTACCTAGCGGGTTCGATCTCAAGTGCCATACTGGTTTGTAAAATAAGAGGTTTACCCGATCCAAGAACCAGCGGTTCCGGCAATCCTGGGGCCACTAATGTGCTTCGCATCGGTGGAGTCAGTTCGGCAGTATTAGTATTATTTTTTGATATGCTCAAAGGCGCCGCGCCCTCTTACCTTGGCTATAAAATGGGACTTGATGCGGCATCATTAGGCTTCATTGCTGTCAGCGCCTGCTTAGGGCATATATTGCCAATCTTTTTTGGTTTTAAAGGCGGTAAAGGTGTCGCGACCGCTTTTGGTGCAATGGCTCCCATTGGTGGAGATTTAGCCCTTTGCCTAATCCTGACTTGGATTGTATTTGTGCTGTTAACGCGCTATTCATCTGTGGCCGCTATGGCAACGGCCACCTTAGCGCCTTTTTACACTTGGTGGTTAGATGAACGCTTCATCCTTCCTGTCGCTATGCTATCAACGCTAATTTTAATTCGTCACAAAGACAATATTGGCCGTTTGCGTCACGGTGAAGAAAGCAAAGTCTCACGAAAAAAATCCATTAAAAAACCCGACACTAAATAG
- a CDS encoding general secretion pathway protein GspB: MSILLDAVNRKKQQQENIVDVILTPRANYSPPPKISANTRKFTLLALSIAFGVGAAWSMSLLLHPAVPSVQTVALPVERYNAQLAVADTVAVAPSTLSADAVAANGSRELPRGNQSAIDQGHDGVRLAGKVALPIAQPLAQNSYQSLGTLQRNVENTAAEPMGSGYQSASDVEARNQDWGRNDDAQALTQQTDDQPHQVSGRSASSNLTDNAEPIILGANANRRGQAELEALRLQVNAAAEEVDFASVKEPSIDERNNLLAAFQTALKDVEYEQSANQQVTQEKLDPIPRPTNQQIPKYGDLPASVQLQVPEFNINAHVYSSEPNNRWLNVDGVELQQGDMIQNKLTIVEIRPRDIVLEINGEQFRVPAI; this comes from the coding sequence ATGTCAATTTTATTAGACGCTGTTAACCGTAAAAAGCAGCAACAAGAAAATATTGTTGATGTTATTTTAACGCCCAGAGCCAATTATTCTCCGCCGCCGAAAATATCAGCCAACACCCGAAAATTCACTCTGCTGGCGTTATCTATTGCGTTTGGTGTTGGTGCGGCTTGGAGCATGAGTTTGTTGCTACATCCTGCAGTGCCTAGTGTGCAAACTGTTGCCTTACCCGTTGAGCGTTACAATGCACAGTTAGCCGTGGCTGATACCGTGGCTGTAGCCCCGTCAACCCTATCTGCTGATGCGGTAGCTGCTAATGGATCTCGTGAGCTGCCACGCGGCAATCAGAGTGCCATAGATCAAGGCCATGATGGAGTGCGATTAGCCGGTAAAGTGGCTTTGCCGATTGCGCAGCCTCTTGCTCAAAATAGTTATCAATCCTTGGGTACTTTGCAACGTAATGTTGAGAATACTGCTGCTGAACCTATGGGGTCAGGTTATCAATCGGCATCAGATGTTGAAGCGCGTAATCAGGATTGGGGTCGTAATGACGATGCTCAGGCATTAACTCAGCAAACTGACGATCAACCCCATCAAGTGTCGGGACGCAGTGCGTCTTCTAATCTGACAGATAATGCCGAACCGATTATATTAGGCGCCAATGCGAATCGACGTGGGCAAGCTGAACTAGAAGCATTAAGGCTGCAAGTTAATGCTGCGGCTGAAGAGGTCGATTTTGCTTCGGTAAAAGAGCCCTCAATTGATGAGCGCAATAACTTGTTAGCCGCATTTCAAACCGCGCTAAAAGATGTTGAATATGAGCAGTCTGCAAATCAGCAAGTGACGCAGGAAAAGCTCGATCCTATTCCTCGACCTACCAATCAACAAATTCCTAAATATGGTGATCTACCTGCCAGTGTACAGTTACAAGTGCCTGAGTTTAATATTAATGCCCATGTATACTCATCTGAACCAAACAATCGTTGGCTAAATGTCGATGGTGTTGAATTACAGCAGGGCGATATGATTCAGAATAAGCTTACCATTGTTGAGATAAGGCCTAGGGATATAGTGTTAGAAATTAACGGTGAACAATTTAGAGTGCCAGCTATTTAG
- the folB gene encoding dihydroneopterin aldolase, which translates to MDKVLIRQLAIETIIGIYEWEKKIHQTLLIDLDMAWDNRLAAASDSYENALCYETVSNRLIALITENPIELIETVAEMIAHCLQQEFNVPWVKVVVMKPGAIPHAVSVGVEIERGNI; encoded by the coding sequence ATGGATAAAGTACTCATCCGTCAGCTAGCGATAGAGACCATAATTGGTATCTATGAGTGGGAAAAAAAGATCCATCAAACATTACTTATCGATTTAGATATGGCATGGGACAATCGTCTTGCCGCTGCTAGTGATAGTTACGAAAATGCTTTGTGTTATGAAACCGTATCGAATCGTTTAATCGCACTGATCACTGAAAATCCGATTGAGTTGATTGAAACTGTCGCTGAAATGATTGCCCATTGTTTGCAACAAGAGTTCAATGTGCCTTGGGTTAAAGTGGTCGTGATGAAGCCCGGGGCAATACCTCATGCGGTTTCTGTTGGTGTTGAGATTGAACGCGGTAACATTTAA
- a CDS encoding putative RNA methyltransferase has translation MTLSLLCPVCSAPLMQHQASSGFYCDNKHHFDKHPNGYWPLLSNTKAKSKPQVESRQQMRGRHFLLESGLFAPLIKQLQTVLLDLCTSRGETQLQHIDYQCADGFYLRQLVPALAEANVSCEHWGITDAENAIFAAAKAETPANLLLLALKKLPFEAQSIDIVTVLDSPLKGKECIRILKDDGRIVLLQPGVRHLWQIKQQVYPDLVEKPLQLNLPNDVEIESQQQVVFVQSVTGEQALTLLDMSVFGWRANDQLKHQVKSTAIADLEFNWQILVLKKRL, from the coding sequence ATGACGTTATCTTTATTATGTCCAGTGTGTTCTGCTCCACTCATGCAACATCAAGCTTCATCGGGATTTTATTGCGACAATAAACATCATTTTGATAAGCATCCTAATGGCTATTGGCCACTACTGAGCAACACTAAGGCTAAGTCTAAGCCACAAGTGGAGTCTCGCCAGCAAATGCGCGGACGACATTTTTTATTAGAGTCAGGTTTGTTTGCACCGCTAATTAAGCAACTCCAAACCGTGTTGTTGGATTTGTGTACCTCACGTGGCGAAACCCAATTACAGCATATCGATTACCAGTGTGCTGATGGCTTCTATTTACGTCAGCTTGTTCCTGCTTTAGCTGAAGCAAATGTGTCATGTGAGCATTGGGGAATTACCGATGCTGAAAATGCTATTTTCGCAGCCGCTAAAGCTGAAACACCAGCTAATTTATTATTGTTAGCATTAAAAAAATTACCCTTTGAAGCGCAATCAATCGATATTGTCACAGTACTTGATTCACCTCTAAAAGGTAAAGAGTGCATTCGAATTTTAAAAGATGATGGACGTATTGTGCTTTTACAGCCGGGTGTTCGCCATTTATGGCAGATAAAACAACAAGTTTATCCCGACTTAGTTGAGAAGCCGCTTCAACTCAATTTACCCAACGATGTTGAAATTGAATCGCAGCAACAAGTTGTATTCGTTCAATCTGTTACTGGTGAGCAGGCATTAACATTACTTGATATGTCGGTCTTTGGATGGCGTGCAAATGATCAGCTAAAACATCAAGTGAAATCGACTGCGATTGCCGATTTAGAGTTTAATTGGCAAATTTTAGTCCTAAAAAAACGTCTATAA